In Methanobacterium bryantii, the following proteins share a genomic window:
- a CDS encoding glycosyltransferase family 4 protein, whose protein sequence is MEINNNLKDIKILFIHNTVMWYRKPFFKKLSEIYNIKFIFTHMQASKEIYNVEIPDEIEGMNDVNYTVLKNHFNIAFGAIKESFGDYDILVGGSWDTLSELFETTFYFMVAKLRRKKFVIWREDWAWGVESFKKSMITPLIKLIIRNSDAVIVPGTKHMEYFISLGSSPSKTFLMPNVSNMECKSDYLEKKEFLKEKLKLKNKKVVLYVGRLVKRKGVEYLIKSFKKLHKQRKDIVLVIVGDGNCRSQLESISLGIDDIYFTGQIGNEDLPAYYALCDVCVVPSITYEMGDPWVFILNEAMYFGKPVIATDAVGAAFDMIKNGENGFIVPERDVESLYKTIAGVLSDPDLKEKMGYKSKQIIEERFRYWNMVKGFQNAVNYVINK, encoded by the coding sequence TTGGAAATAAATAACAATTTAAAGGATATAAAGATTCTTTTTATCCATAATACTGTAATGTGGTATAGAAAACCATTTTTCAAAAAATTGAGTGAAATTTATAATATTAAATTTATTTTCACCCACATGCAGGCCTCCAAAGAGATATATAATGTTGAAATACCTGATGAAATTGAAGGCATGAACGATGTAAATTACACTGTCCTTAAAAATCATTTTAATATAGCTTTTGGTGCAATAAAGGAATCGTTTGGAGATTATGATATATTAGTGGGAGGAAGCTGGGATACGCTTTCTGAATTATTTGAAACTACCTTTTATTTTATGGTTGCAAAACTTAGAAGAAAAAAATTTGTAATATGGAGAGAAGACTGGGCATGGGGAGTTGAATCATTTAAAAAATCCATGATAACTCCTTTAATTAAATTAATTATTAGAAATTCTGATGCTGTCATTGTGCCAGGCACTAAACACATGGAATATTTTATTTCACTTGGATCTTCTCCATCGAAAACATTTTTGATGCCTAATGTTAGTAATATGGAATGTAAAAGTGATTATTTAGAAAAAAAGGAATTTTTAAAAGAAAAACTAAAATTAAAAAATAAAAAAGTAGTTTTATATGTAGGTAGGCTGGTTAAAAGAAAAGGAGTTGAATATTTAATTAAATCATTTAAAAAGCTCCATAAACAAAGAAAAGATATTGTTCTAGTAATAGTGGGGGATGGTAATTGCAGGTCTCAACTTGAATCTATTTCCCTGGGTATTGATGATATCTATTTCACAGGTCAAATAGGAAATGAAGATTTGCCTGCTTATTATGCACTTTGTGATGTGTGTGTGGTGCCGTCTATAACTTATGAAATGGGGGATCCATGGGTTTTCATTTTAAATGAAGCAATGTACTTCGGAAAACCTGTAATTGCAACAGATGCAGTAGGGGCTGCGTTTGATATGATAAAAAATGGGGAAAATGGATTTATAGTACCTGAAAGAGATGTAGAATCTTTATATAAAACTATTGCTGGTGTTTTATCTGATCCAGATTTAAAAGAAAAAATGGGATATAAATCAAAACAGATAATCGAAGAAAGATTTAGATATTGGAATATGGTTAAAGGCTTTCAAAATGCTGTAAATTATGTGATAAATAAATAA
- a CDS encoding DUF2206 domain-containing protein yields MLGEIKNISSKRWLIIVISTLFLIDIIILTSISFLREALPFLFFTIVPGILVIQIFRLNKLNFLKRSVLAVGMSVSLLIFTGLFLNCMYPILPEPLSLEHVLISLNFLVIILALLSYYRNKEDFQLFNLNIDFKDKLVSPFIFAVVFPFMAIFGTYLMNISNNNNIILIAMLLLIPVYIVVLIYLRDRVDNSVYPFALFMVSLSLLLMRGLTSSHITGRDVHIEFYVFQLALKNYYWNLLAYNNPYNACLSITILPVIYKVLSNINSEYIFKLFFGIIGSFIPLSLYIIFQKYLDNKYAFCASLLFVFQTYFILILDTVRQEIAFLFFFLAVWAFFGSDFNKSIKKAFFILFIISAMVSHYTTAYIALVLIFPILLLPFLKSLFEVLKDRIKSKKDAANQRFVSFQNFDVIIIILILTAIWYIFAAKVQFEAGSAVIGSTVSSLQLNAGGSSIRNSAVLSILGIGIQSLPNFISVIVNNLIFVMIGVGLIFIIKNYSEFKKKFGNGYLLGAIISVLLLVLFVILPYVSNAYGPQRLFLQLAVFLAPIFIIGCIKFAKLIKKPKYGIVIILVLLISLFTCGTYLQYHFYGIPYSPFYEHNGELRDEYYVYDQEVVAASWLNQYRVTDLGIQADATGYMRLMLGFGGTPILNKKAGGYVYLNYVNINKHIIYLSSTNPRNISDFAFLAGKSKIYDNGGAEIWK; encoded by the coding sequence ATGCTTGGTGAAATTAAAAACATAAGTTCTAAAAGATGGTTAATAATTGTAATATCAACCCTTTTTTTGATAGATATAATAATATTAACAAGTATTAGTTTCTTAAGAGAAGCATTACCCTTCTTATTTTTTACAATTGTCCCTGGAATCTTAGTTATTCAGATATTCAGGTTAAATAAACTGAATTTTCTTAAAAGATCTGTTTTAGCAGTTGGAATGAGTGTTTCTTTATTGATATTTACAGGGTTATTTTTAAATTGTATGTATCCAATTTTACCAGAACCTTTATCATTAGAACATGTTCTTATTTCGCTCAATTTTCTGGTAATAATACTGGCACTTCTCTCTTATTACAGAAATAAGGAAGATTTTCAATTATTTAATTTAAATATTGATTTTAAGGATAAACTGGTTTCTCCATTTATTTTTGCAGTTGTATTTCCATTTATGGCCATATTCGGTACTTATTTAATGAATATTTCTAATAATAATAATATCATTTTAATTGCAATGCTGCTTTTGATCCCTGTTTATATTGTTGTACTTATTTATCTCAGGGATAGAGTAGATAACAGCGTGTATCCTTTCGCGCTTTTTATGGTTAGCCTTAGTTTGCTTTTAATGAGGGGCCTAACTTCAAGCCATATAACTGGAAGAGATGTCCATATTGAGTTCTATGTTTTTCAACTTGCCCTTAAAAATTATTACTGGAATCTGCTAGCTTATAACAACCCTTATAATGCCTGTTTAAGTATTACAATACTTCCAGTCATTTATAAAGTTCTATCAAACATAAACAGCGAATATATCTTTAAATTGTTTTTTGGAATTATAGGCTCATTTATTCCTCTTTCACTTTACATAATATTTCAAAAGTATCTTGATAACAAATATGCCTTTTGTGCATCCCTTCTTTTTGTATTTCAAACTTATTTTATTCTAATTTTAGATACTGTAAGGCAAGAAATTGCATTTTTATTCTTTTTCCTGGCAGTATGGGCATTTTTTGGCTCTGATTTCAATAAATCAATTAAAAAAGCATTTTTTATATTATTCATTATTTCAGCAATGGTTTCACATTACACCACTGCATATATAGCTCTGGTTTTAATATTCCCAATATTACTTTTACCGTTTTTAAAGAGCTTGTTTGAAGTTTTAAAAGATAGAATTAAATCTAAAAAAGATGCAGCAAATCAAAGATTTGTATCCTTCCAGAATTTTGATGTAATTATCATTATTCTGATTTTAACTGCTATATGGTACATTTTTGCTGCCAAAGTTCAGTTTGAAGCAGGAAGCGCGGTTATAGGAAGTACAGTAAGTAGTTTGCAGTTAAATGCGGGTGGTTCTTCCATTCGAAATAGCGCTGTTTTAAGTATTTTAGGTATAGGAATTCAGTCTTTACCTAATTTTATAAGTGTAATTGTAAATAACCTAATTTTTGTCATGATTGGTGTAGGTTTAATATTTATAATTAAAAATTACAGTGAATTTAAAAAGAAATTTGGAAACGGCTATCTATTAGGAGCTATAATTTCGGTCCTGCTCTTAGTATTGTTTGTTATTTTACCATATGTTTCAAATGCATATGGCCCTCAAAGGTTATTCTTACAATTAGCCGTATTTTTAGCGCCTATTTTTATTATAGGTTGCATTAAATTTGCTAAACTTATTAAAAAACCAAAATATGGTATAGTTATAATTTTAGTACTTTTAATATCACTTTTCACTTGTGGCACCTACCTGCAGTACCATTTTTATGGTATTCCCTATTCACCATTTTATGAACATAATGGAGAGCTCAGGGATGAATATTATGTCTATGATCAGGAAGTAGTTGCAGCGTCCTGGCTAAATCAGTATAGGGTGACAGATCTAGGGATACAAGCTGATGCGACAGGATACATGAGATTAATGCTTGGATTTGGAGGAACCCCTATTTTAAATAAAAAAGCAGGTGGATATGTTTATCTTAATTATGTTAATATCAATAAGCATATTATCTATTTATCCTCTACTAATCCTAGAAATATCAGTGATTTCGCATTTTTAGCAGGAAAAAGTAAAATTTATGATAATGGAGGGGCAGAAATTTGGAAATAA
- a CDS encoding glycosyltransferase family 4 protein has protein sequence MNILITFPGDLTRPQGGGANRSYNLAKQLQNAGHNITVLQPQDNKENTGEFEIFNYTGNILGRDLSVFADLNPFFIFKIIKLLLKKDTDLVHVELPWGATAVNIINKLFGKKAKVVYSSHNYEAGMQKDLRDYHRNLKESGFFKVMIFNLIYPYTKLIERCAVKLSDIVVCVSNSDKESMVSNYKSSKDKIKVIHNGTDFTKILKSSRNKEIFGLDKNKISIVFHGSYEHLPNYEAINLIKDKIYPEFRKQLDKVEFVIAGVGVPVSSKNEGLKLIGFVEDIYSLLKSSDIAIVPILHGAGTKLKILDYMGVGLPIVSTDKGMEGINAVNYEHAVIVEDINTHFIEAINYLIENKEERKRIGSNGKQMAEKEYGWDSIGQKLNDLYDKIV, from the coding sequence ATGAACATATTAATAACTTTTCCGGGAGATTTAACTAGACCACAGGGAGGAGGCGCTAATAGGAGCTATAATCTAGCAAAACAGCTTCAAAATGCAGGGCATAATATAACTGTTTTACAGCCGCAGGATAATAAAGAAAATACTGGCGAATTTGAAATCTTTAACTACACTGGAAACATATTAGGGAGAGATCTCTCGGTTTTCGCTGATTTAAATCCATTTTTTATCTTTAAAATTATTAAGTTACTTTTAAAAAAAGATACAGACCTCGTCCATGTTGAATTACCGTGGGGTGCAACTGCTGTAAATATAATAAATAAACTATTTGGAAAAAAAGCGAAGGTTGTTTACAGTTCCCATAATTATGAGGCGGGAATGCAAAAAGATCTTAGGGATTATCACAGGAATTTAAAGGAATCTGGTTTTTTTAAAGTGATGATATTTAATTTGATATATCCTTATACAAAGTTAATTGAAAGGTGCGCAGTTAAGTTATCAGATATTGTAGTCTGCGTGAGTAATTCAGACAAAGAATCCATGGTTAGTAATTATAAATCAAGCAAGGATAAAATTAAAGTAATCCATAATGGGACTGATTTTACTAAAATTTTGAAATCCTCTAGAAATAAAGAGATTTTTGGGCTGGATAAAAATAAAATATCAATTGTTTTCCATGGATCCTATGAACATCTCCCTAACTATGAAGCAATTAATTTAATAAAGGATAAAATTTATCCTGAATTTAGAAAACAATTGGATAAAGTTGAATTTGTTATTGCAGGTGTTGGTGTTCCTGTATCCTCTAAAAATGAAGGACTAAAACTCATTGGTTTTGTAGAAGATATATATTCTCTCCTTAAAAGTTCGGATATAGCTATAGTTCCTATTTTACATGGTGCAGGGACTAAATTGAAGATACTTGATTATATGGGCGTAGGTTTACCTATTGTAAGCACAGATAAAGGTATGGAAGGTATAAATGCCGTTAACTATGAGCATGCAGTCATTGTTGAGGATATAAATACTCATTTTATTGAAGCTATAAATTATTTAATAGAAAATAAAGAAGAAAGAAAAAGAATAGGTAGTAATGGTAAACAAATGGCAGAAAAAGAGTATGGTTGGGACAGTATTGGACAAAAACTGAACGATCTGTATGATAAAATAGTTTAG